The following DNA comes from Bdellovibrionota bacterium.
GCGCACTGTTCTTTCTGGTTATCTTTGAACCCTTCAGCTTTCTCTCCCTGGCCTTTGAGACCGTATCCGCCTTCGGCACGGTCGGCCTTTCGACAGGGATCACACCGCTCCTCGGTATTCCCGGAAAGCTGATTCTCGTGACGGTGATGTTCGCCGGAAGAGTGGGACCCCTCACGATTGCCGTGGCCATCGGCAGCCGCTATAGGGTGCAGAAACATGTTTTTCCTACCGAAGATCTTCCGGTCGGTTAGAATCGGCTTTGTGCCCAAACGAATTCTCATCATCGGACTGGGAAGGTTCGGATTTTCGTTGGCGGAGAGTCTCGCGATTCGCAAATGTGAAGTCATCGCGATTGAT
Coding sequences within:
- a CDS encoding potassium transporter TrkG produces the protein GIKTTTAAVLAATFRGELRRQPPELQGRSISQETIRRSVSIVAMSGTIVFGALFFLVIFEPFSFLSLAFETVSAFGTVGLSTGITPLLGIPGKLILVTVMFAGRVGPLTIAVAIGSRYRVQKHVFPTEDLPVG